The following proteins come from a genomic window of Chryseobacterium glaciei:
- a CDS encoding glycosyltransferase family 2 protein produces the protein MKKISIVIPAYNEEGNVAMIHQKIKKVFEGLSNYDFEIIFVNDGSRDNTQQKLEELSRQFDEVKFIEFSRNFGHQPAVKAGMDNAHGNAVISMDGDLQHPPELIPEMIKKWEEGNDIVFTIRTYPKEISFFKRKTSDFFYKILSSLSDVNLTKGGGSDFRLMDANAVEVMRGLNEDDLFLRGLTSWMGFKQTGIDFTACERLSGESSYNLKKMITFAFTGITAFSVKPLSIAAYLGFLFSGVSVIGYILYVIYAFVVETEISGWASLIMTIVFFGGLQLIILGIIGIYLGKIFKQVKERPNYIIKNKNFQ, from the coding sequence ATGAAAAAAATTTCCATCGTAATTCCCGCCTACAACGAAGAAGGAAACGTTGCCATGATCCATCAGAAAATTAAAAAAGTTTTTGAAGGATTGAGCAATTATGATTTTGAAATTATATTTGTAAATGACGGCAGCAGAGACAATACGCAGCAAAAATTAGAAGAACTTTCCCGACAGTTTGATGAAGTGAAATTCATTGAGTTTTCAAGAAACTTCGGACATCAGCCTGCCGTAAAAGCAGGAATGGACAATGCTCACGGAAACGCTGTCATATCAATGGACGGCGATCTCCAACATCCGCCGGAACTCATTCCTGAAATGATCAAAAAATGGGAAGAAGGCAACGATATTGTTTTTACCATACGAACATATCCAAAGGAAATTTCTTTTTTTAAGAGAAAAACTTCCGACTTTTTCTATAAAATATTATCCAGTCTTTCCGATGTTAATCTCACAAAAGGCGGTGGATCAGATTTTAGATTAATGGATGCCAATGCGGTAGAGGTGATGAGAGGTCTGAATGAAGACGATCTGTTTTTAAGAGGATTAACCAGCTGGATGGGTTTCAAACAAACAGGAATCGACTTTACAGCCTGCGAAAGATTGTCTGGAGAAAGCAGTTATAATCTGAAAAAAATGATCACTTTTGCTTTTACAGGAATCACAGCTTTTAGTGTAAAACCTTTGTCAATTGCAGCTTATTTAGGATTTTTATTCTCAGGAGTTTCTGTAATAGGGTATATTTTATATGTTATTTATGCTTTTGTAGTTGAAACAGAAATTTCAGGTTGGGCATCTTTAATTATGACTATCGTTTTCTTTGGTGGATTACAATTAATTATCTTAGGAATTATAGGAATTTATTTAGGTAAGATCTTTAAACAAGTGAAAGAAAGACCTAATTATATTATAAAAAATAAAAATTTTCAATAA
- a CDS encoding 2,3,4,5-tetrahydropyridine-2,6-dicarboxylate N-succinyltransferase, producing MSLQQTIENIWDNRDLLQNEDSKKAIREVVSLLDSGELRVAEPTENGWQVNEWVKKAVVMYFPIQTMETIEVGPFEFHDKIPLKRNYAAKGVRVVPHAIAREGSFIASGVILMPSYVNIGAYVDSGTMVDTWATVGSCAQIGKNVHLSGGVGIGGVLEPLQAAPVIIEDDCFIGSRCIVVEGVHVEKEAVLGANVVLTASTKIIDVTGPEPIEIKGRVPARSVVIPGSYTRQYPAGEYQVPCALIIGQRKESTDKKTSLNDALRENNVAV from the coding sequence ATGTCGTTACAACAAACAATTGAAAACATTTGGGATAATAGAGATTTACTACAAAATGAAGATAGCAAAAAGGCAATAAGAGAGGTTGTTTCTTTATTAGATTCTGGAGAGCTTCGTGTTGCTGAACCTACAGAAAACGGATGGCAGGTAAATGAATGGGTAAAAAAAGCTGTTGTAATGTATTTCCCTATTCAAACAATGGAGACTATCGAGGTAGGTCCGTTTGAATTTCATGACAAAATTCCTTTGAAGAGAAATTATGCTGCAAAAGGAGTGAGAGTTGTACCTCATGCGATCGCGAGAGAAGGTTCTTTCATTGCTTCAGGAGTTATTTTGATGCCGTCTTATGTAAATATTGGCGCTTATGTAGACTCAGGAACAATGGTTGATACTTGGGCTACGGTAGGAAGCTGTGCACAGATCGGTAAAAACGTTCACCTGAGTGGTGGTGTAGGTATCGGTGGTGTTTTAGAGCCTCTTCAAGCAGCTCCGGTTATTATTGAAGATGATTGTTTCATTGGATCAAGATGTATCGTTGTAGAAGGTGTTCACGTAGAAAAAGAAGCTGTTTTAGGCGCAAATGTTGTTCTTACTGCATCTACTAAAATTATCGACGTAACAGGTCCTGAGCCTATCGAAATCAAGGGGAGAGTTCCTGCTCGTTCAGTGGTTATTCCTGGAAGTTATACAAGACAATATCCGGCTGGAGAATATCAGGTTCCTTGTGCTTTGATCATTGGTCAGAGAAAAGAATCTACAGATAAAAAAACGTCTCTTAATGATGCATTGAGAGAAAATAATGTAGCGGTTTAA
- a CDS encoding glycosyltransferase family 87 protein has protein sequence MKEKFLKILLNPKYIFGVYLIISVVTAISKYFRGDYAINNYLIFKNVFFNTIHQKNLFIHYPDLYFDLNHYGIFFSALIAPFAMMPDWLGISLWNLANTFIFVYAIYKLPFSDSKKAIFALLCLQEYITAALSLQFNVALTGLLLLSATYIYERKEVKSVIAILIGIFVKIYGIVGLTQFFFIKNKIKFILSGLAIAVVFFVLPMAYSSPQFVIQSYADWFHSIVEKNSENQVLGNMQDISLMGFFRRILGDASISNLVFLAVGLPLFAAPYIRIKQYKNYAFQLMILASTLLFLVLFSSSSESPTYIIAVTGVMLWFFLQKERTPFTVGLLVFVIIFTCFSSSDLFPKSVKNDYIIKYSLKAVPCIVVWLRVVYELLTKDFEKNYSLN, from the coding sequence TTGAAAGAAAAATTTCTTAAAATATTGCTAAACCCTAAATATATATTTGGGGTTTATCTTATTATATCGGTTGTTACTGCGATTTCCAAATATTTCAGGGGAGATTATGCGATCAATAATTATCTGATCTTTAAAAATGTATTTTTTAATACTATTCATCAGAAAAACTTATTTATCCATTACCCTGATCTTTATTTTGATTTAAATCATTACGGAATATTTTTCAGTGCCCTAATTGCTCCTTTTGCCATGATGCCCGATTGGCTCGGAATTTCTCTCTGGAATTTGGCCAATACTTTTATTTTCGTTTATGCGATCTATAAATTACCATTTTCAGATTCTAAAAAGGCAATTTTTGCATTACTTTGTTTGCAGGAATATATTACAGCAGCGTTAAGTTTGCAGTTCAATGTGGCTTTAACAGGGCTTTTATTGTTATCAGCAACCTATATTTATGAAAGAAAAGAGGTAAAATCTGTAATAGCAATTTTAATCGGAATTTTCGTTAAAATCTATGGAATTGTAGGATTGACACAATTTTTCTTTATTAAAAATAAAATTAAATTTATTCTTTCAGGATTAGCGATTGCAGTAGTATTTTTTGTGCTTCCGATGGCATATTCCAGTCCGCAGTTTGTGATTCAAAGTTATGCAGATTGGTTCCATTCAATTGTTGAAAAAAACAGTGAGAATCAGGTATTAGGAAACATGCAGGATATATCATTGATGGGATTTTTCAGAAGAATTTTAGGAGATGCTTCTATTTCTAATCTGGTATTTTTAGCCGTAGGATTACCTTTATTTGCTGCACCTTATATCAGAATTAAACAATATAAAAATTATGCTTTTCAACTCATGATTTTGGCTTCAACATTACTGTTTTTAGTATTGTTCAGTTCAAGTTCTGAGTCTCCTACCTATATTATAGCCGTAACGGGGGTAATGCTTTGGTTTTTTCTTCAAAAAGAAAGAACACCTTTTACCGTAGGATTATTGGTTTTTGTTATTATTTTCACTTGCTTTTCAAGTTCAGATTTATTCCCGAAAAGTGTAAAAAATGATTATATAATCAAATATTCTTTAAAAGCTGTACCTTGCATTGTAGTTTGGTTGAGGGTTGTATATGAACTTTTAACTAAAGATTTTGAAAAAAATTACAGCTTGAATTAA